Part of the Sandaracinaceae bacterium genome, GCGGACGGTGACGTGGGAGGAGACGCTGCACCTGATCGAGTACGGGCTCGTGGGCTCGCGCGCGCGAGCGTGCCGCGCGACTGGAGCCCACCGCGCGCCTGGGTCGGCAGCTGGCTCGGCGCAGCCGCGCTCGGCGCGGTCGACGAGCTGATCCAGGCCTGGCTGCCGCACCGCACGGGCGATCTCGGCGACGTCGCCCTCAACGCCGTCGCCGCCGGTATCCCCCTCGTGATCGCGTACGTCCTGTCGGAGCCGCGCGCGCTACCTGCGTGGCTGGGAGGCGCGACGACCGACGCGTCGACGGTGGAGTCCATGGAGTCCACGGTCGACGCGCGCGACGCTCACGAAGGCGACCGAGAGCCGGTGGGTACCCACTCGTAACGCTCGCGGATGCCGAGGCGCCCACCGCCCACACGCGCCAAGCTGACCACCGCGCGATAGTCGGCGTAAGCGAACGTGGCCGCGACGCGCGCATAGCGGGACGCTTGCGTGAACGCGCCGAGGTCGCCCGTGCGCGAAGTCTCCGGGCCGACAGCGACGCGGACCGCGTGTACGCGCTCCGTGAAGCGCGCGTAGGAGTCCTCGGTGGACACCCGACGCCACAGGTCGAGCGCGACCACCTCGCCCGTGGGCCCCACGAACGCGCGTAGCTCGCGGAGCTCGGTCGCGGCGGGGAACGTGCACGCGACGGTGTCCGCGGCCTGGGTGCACGTGGCCTCGTGGGCCTGAGCCCAGGCGAGCACCTGCGCCCCTCCGTCCGCACGCGCCGCGAGCTCGCCAACCGGCGTGAAGCGCATTCGCGCCGAGCCCTCCCCGAGCCGTGGCGCCAGCTGCGCCTGGCGAAACGACTCGCGCGCGGCAGGCGACGCGGGCTGACCCACGGGGCAGTCGACACCATCCCCCAGGCGCGCGAGCAAACCCCGCGCGACGGGGAGATGGAGCGCCGCCCCGAGCGCCAGGACGAGGCCCACGACCAGCCCGCCCGTCCGCAGCGCCTGCCGCGGCGTCATGGGGTGCACGTCGCCTCGGTGAGCGCGTCCGACGAGACCTCGACGATGGGGTCGCGCAGCCCGAGCACGGTCGGCGCGACGGCGTCGATGTCGGCCTGCGCCACACCGGCGGCCTGCATGCCCGCGACGATGTCCTCGATCACCGCGTCGAAGTCACCGTCGCTGATGCCGAGGCCCGCATGCGCCGCGGTCATCGATCGACAGGCGCCGCCGTTCGCGTCCGTCGCCCCGGCGTACTGGACCCCATCGCAGCCGAAGACCTCCTGGACCTGGATCTGGAGGCACTGCACGAGGTGCGTCTGGCCGGCTTCGCCGAGGGCTGCGAAGCGCGACTGGACGCGGCAGTCGCCGAGCAGCTCGGGGACCACGTAGTCGGCGACGACGCCGCCCACGTTGGCGGCGCCGCCGTAGCGTTGGCAGAGGCTCGCGCTGGAGGCGTCCGACTCGACCATCGGGTCGGAGCCGGAGTCACAGCCGGGCGCGAGCGAGAGGAGCGTGACGGCGACGAGCGTCGTCACGCGGAGGAGGAGAGGCGTGTGGAGGTGATGCATGCCACCACCATGGCGCGCCGCCGCGCGGCCTACCTTGATGCCGCGTTCGCCGTTCTTGCTCGCGCGGCGTCTTCGTGATGACGACGATAGGTCGCGGGCGGCTTCCCATAGGCACGCTGAAAGGCGCGGTTGAACGCCGCCTCGGACGCGTACCCCACACGCTCGGCGACGGCCGCGACGACGTCGCCGCTGTCGAGCAGGTCGCGCCGAGCGCGCTGCAGCCTCCAGCGCGTGAGGTAGGCCATGGGCGGCATGCCCATCTGCGCGCGGAAGCGCTCCGCGAAGAGCGTCCGCGACATCCCGGCGCGACGCCCCAGCGTCTCCAGCGTCCACGCGTTCGCGGGCGCTTCGTGGATGGCATAGAGCGCGCGACCGAGGCTCGGGTCCGCGAACGCCGCGATGACGGGGTGCGCGTCGGGACGCTCGAGGGCGCTGCGCAGCGCGTGGATGAAGAGCACCCCGGTGACGCGGTCGACGATGGCCTGCCAGCCGGGCCTACGGTCCGCCATCTCGTGACCCACGGCGCGTGTGGCGGCGTCGATCCACCCGAACCCGCCGCCCTCCGCGGCGGGCACGTGCAGCAGCGACGGGAGGACGTCGAGCACGGGGTGGAGCAGCTCGTCGTCGAACGCGAAGTGGCCGCACACGAGCAGCGTCGTGTCGCCATCGCCGCCATGAACGAGGTCGGTCACGCCGTCGAACGCGAGCTCGTCCAGCACGTCCTGCACGGGGACCACCGGCTCGGTGGGTCGCGAGCGCAGCGCGTGGGTGGCTCCGTGCGGGACGAGCAGCAGGTCGCCAGGAGCCATCGCGACACGAGCGGACGCCGTGTCCACGAACGCGGCACCGCGCACCAGGATGTGGAAGCGCGTGACCCCGACGTTCGCAGGTACGGAGAGGCCCCACGGCTCGCCCAGCGCGGCGCGGAAGTAGAGGGCGCCGCGCATGCGCAACGTCGAGAGCACGTCCGAGAGAGGGTCGAGCATGATGTTCCACGCCGACGTATGCGCGGAGCGCCGTTCTGCTACGCCGCGCGGGGTGCCCGGGTGACCAGGCCGCGCGCTCCGGACGCTGGAGCAAGAGGCGTGGACGCCCGAGCCCTCACGCCACGGGCCGGACGCCATAAGCCGCTCCGACGCGACCCATGTCGGTGTCGCGCCTCGACCCAGGAGCTCCCATGACCTCGACCCTCTCCGCCCTCGTCGCCGCCGCCGCTCTCGCGCTCCTCCAGTGGACGCCGTACATCGCCCAGCGCGCGTTCCTGTGGGGGCTCGGCGACTTCCTCCGCAACTACCCCGAGGGCTTCCCGGCGCGCGAGCCCGAGCCACCGCTGTGGGCGCAACGGGCCAAGCGGGCCCACCTGAACATGGTGGAGAGCTTGCCGAGCTTCACGGCCGTCGTGCTCGCATCGCACGTCGCTGGCACGCCAGACGTGGTCACCGCCACGCCTGCGTTCCTGTTCCTCGTGGCCCGCGTCGCCTATGCGGTCGCGTACACGGCAGGCGTGCCCTTCCTGCGCACCCCCACGTACTTGCTCGGCTGGGGCGCCACGCTCTACATCGCGGCCCAGGCGCTCGGCGGTGGTGCGTGACGGCGTGATACGTTCGCGGCATGCGAACGCTCTCCGTGCTGGTGCGGGCCGTGGGCTCCATCTCGCTGGTCGTGGCGCTGGCCTGTGACGCTGGAGCACCTGCGCCGTTCGAGCCCCGCTGGGCCGGGGTCATCGAGGGCTTCTACGGCGAGCCCTACACGCACGAGGCGCGCCTCCAGGTGATCGACTTCCTCGCGGCGCGCGGCCTCGACACGTACGTGTACGGGCCCAAGGACGACCCCTACCACCGCGACCGCTGGCGCGAGCCGTACCCCACCGACGCGGCGAGTGAGCTTCAGGCGCTGGTGGCCCACGGCACGACGCGCGGCGTGCGGGTGGTGCTCGCCCTCGCACCGGGCAGCGACTACGCCGCCGACGAAGCCGACGAGGCGGCCCTGCGCGCCAAGCTCGACCAGCTGCTCGACATGGGCGCACAGTCCGTGTGCGTGCTCTTCGACGACGTCTCGCCCGGGTCGCCGGCGGCCGAGCCCGAGGTGCAGGTGCGGGCGCTGCGCCTCGCGTACGACCACGTCCGTGCGCGTGACCGAGACGCGACCGTGTGCTTCATCGGGCCCTACTACTTTGGCACGGCAGAGCAGCTGGCGTCGGGCGACACGCCTCCCTTCGCGTTCTCCTACGAGCACCCGTCCGACGCGTACTACGACGCCTACCGCGCGCTCCCGCGCGACATGCCCATCCTGTGGACGGGGCGGCACGTGATCCCCACGACCATCACGGCCGAGGAGGCGCGCGCCATGCGGCGCTTCGTCGGGCGGCCGCTGCTGGTCTGGGACAACGTGCCGGTCAACGACATGGTGCTCACGGGCGACGTGTTCCTGGGACCGTGGCAGCGGCCAGGGGAGCTGCTCGGAGCGACCGACGGCGTGCTGCTGAACCTGATGACGCAGCCGCGCGCGAGCCTCGTCATGGTGGGCGCCGCGGCCCACGCGATGCTCGAAGGGTCCGCACCCGAAGCGGCGTGGACGACCGGAGCCGCCGACGTGGACGCGTTCCTGTCGTCGGGCGACGCGCTGCAGCGCCTCGCGCCGTACTACCGTTCGCACCCGCTGCTCCCCGACACGCGTGACGCGGTGCAGCTCGCGCAGCGCATGGAGACCTTCTGGACCGATCCGAGCGCTGCCAACGAAGCCGCCCTGCGCGAGGAGCTGCTGGCGGCCGAGGCCATCGCCGCAGATGTCGCGACGCTGTCCGACGCCACCCTGATCACGGAGCTGGCCCCCGCTGCCGCGAGCGTGCAGCGCGCCGCCGAGGTCGCGCGCGCCGCGCTGGACGCCGTGCTGGACGCGCGAAACGGCGGAAGCCCGGACCGAGCTGCCCTCGAAGCCCAGCGCGCGGAGCTCCGCACGCTCCGGCCTCAGCCGGGTGGGCACGCCCCCGTGCCGAGCCTCGTGCAGCGCTTCATCTCGGACGGCAGCTCGGTGCGTGTCGACGTGTTCGGGGCGTTCGTGGAGCGGGCGCTCGAGGAGCTCTGACCGCGGCGCGAAAAAGTCGGTCACGAATCGGCAGGCCGTGGCCACTCCCCATGGGGCCCGGGAGCGGGCTGCCATCGGAGGCCCGCCATGCCCGCACACCACGCTCGTCCCTGGACCAGGCGCTTGCTCGCCGCGCTCTGCATGCTCGCGAGCGTCTCCGCCGTCGATGGCACGCCTGTTGCGGCCCAAGGACGCCGTGCGCCCGAGCCTCCTCCCGTCATGCGCATGCGGCGCGCGGTCGATCTCGGCGCAGGGCGGGTCGCGCGGGTGCGCACCGAGATCCCCATGCAGGGCCCTGGTGCGGGCGCGTGGCTGGAGCTGCCGGACGACGTGGTGGTGCCCCTGCACGAGGGCTCCCCGACCGTCGCCACCGCCACCACGGGTCATGGCAGCCTCCTCGTCGCGTTCGCTTCCGAGCGGCTCGAGGGAAGCCCGCGCTTCGCGGTACGACGGGCGGAGCTGGGCGAGGGCGCGCCCCGCGTGGAGGAGGCACGCCCGATCACCCGCCCGAGCGCGCCGCTGGGCTCTGCGTTCGGCGTGGCGGCCACCACGACGCCTGAGGGCTTCACCGTCTTCTTTCAAGAGCTGGACGCGCGCGACCAGTCGCTCGCGCGCACCTTCATGGCCCGGGTCGGCCCGGACGGCGTCCCACGCGGAGCCACCGTCGAGGTGCCCGTGCCGTGGGGCATCGCGGCCGCCGCGTGGAACGGTGCCGGCTACCACCTCGCCCTCAACTACCCAGCGGGCAACGGCGTGCGTCTCAGCATGGTCAGCCTCACCCCAGAAGGGAGCCCGCAGCAGCACCCCGACTGGGCGAGCGCGGCTGGCGTCGTGATGGACGTGCACCTCGCGACCGAAGCGGGGCGCGTGATGGCGTACTTCCGCGGGGGCCCGACGGGTGAGGACCTCCTGGCGGCCGACGTCACCCAGATCGGCCAGTGGGGGCGCGAGCCGCCCGCCCCGCGCCGCGTGAGTCGCCTCGAGTGGGACCAGCTGATCGTCGTCAGTGCCGGAGCGGGGGCGCGAGCCGTGCGCTGAGTCGCGGCGCGCCCGCGTCGTGAAAACCAGACCGGCACCGCGCGTGCCTTACGCCTAGGGCGTCACGCCGCCGTAGGACACGCCCGTCAGGTCCGCGATGTCTCGCTTCCACGTCGTGAGATCCGACAGCGCGAAGTCGCGCAGCGCGTGGTGCCCGCAGGCCCGCGCGAGGACCTGCATCAGCTCTACCGTGGCCTCGAAGAAGCGCGCCAGGCGCTCCGCCGACTTGTCGATCTCGAGGCGCGCGCGCAGGTGATCGCGCTGCGTGGCAATGCCCACCGGGCAGTTGTTGGTGTGGCACGCGCGCATGCCCAGGCAGCCGATGGCCTGCAGCGCCGCGTTGGACACGGCCACGCCGTCCGCGCCCAGGGCGAGGGCCTTCACGAAGTCGGCCTCGGTGCGCAGCCCGCCCGTGATGATGAGCGTGACGTCCGCAGCATTGCGCACGTCGAGGTGCCGTCGCGCCCGCGCCAACGCGACCATGGTGGGCACCGAGATGTTGTCCCGGAAGATGAGCGGCGCCGCCCCCGTCGCGCCACCGCGTCCGTCGAGGATGATGTAGTCCGCCCCCACGTCGAGCGCGAAGTCGATGTCCCGCTCGATGTGCTGCGCGCTGAGCTTGAAGCCCACGGGGATGCCCCCCGAGACCTCGCGCACCTCTTCGGCCACGCGCTTGAAGTCGTCCACCGTGTGCAGGTCCTCGAACGTCGGCGGGCTGATGGCGGGCTGCCCGGGCTCGAGGCCGCGCACGGCCGCGATCTTCGCGCTCACCTTCTTGCCGGGGAGGTGCCCCCCCGTGCCGGTCTTCGCGCCCTGCCCGCCCTTGAAGTGGAAGGCCTGCACGCGCTTCACCTTCTCGATGTCCCAGCCGAACTTGGCCGACGCCAGCTCGTAGAAGTAGCGACCGTTGCTCGCCTGCTCATCGGGCAGCATGCCGCCCTCGCCGCTGCAGATGCCCGTGCCGGCGAGCTCGGCGCCCTTCGCCAGCGCCACCTTGGCCTCCTCGCTCAGCGCCCCGTAGCTCATGTCGCTCACGAACAGGGGGATGGCCAGCTCGAGCGGTCGGCGCGCGCGCGGCCCGATGACCAACTTCGTGTCCACGAGCTCGTCTTCCTGCAGCGGACGCACGGCCAGCTGCGCGGTCAGGAGCTGCACGTCGGACCAACGCGGCAGCTCGGTCAGCGGGACGCCCATCGCGGCGGCCGCGCCGTGGTGGCCCGTCTCGCGCAGCCCATCGCGGGCGAGCCCCTGGATGTACCCGTTGAAGGGCTCCTCGGGCGCGCCGTGGGGGTCTTGGTACAGCCCCAGGTACGTCTTGCGGTCGTAGGGCTGCGGGTGCTCCGCCGCGAACGCGCGCACCTCGGCCTCATCGACCCACACGGCGTCATGGTCGTGGTCCACGCGCGCAGAGAACCTGTGCAGCGCCTCGCGGTTGTCGTACGCGCTCACCCCCGTGTCCAAGCGGTAGTCCCAGCCGTGCAGACCGCAGATGAGGTTCTCCCCCTGCACGTGCCCGTCGGACATGAGGGCGCCACGGTGCAAGCAGCGCCCATAGAGCACGCTCACCGCGTCGTCGTAGCGGATCACCACCAGGTCCACGTCCGCTACGAGCGCATAAGCGGGCGCGCGGTCCTCGAGCGCGGAGTACGACGCGACGCGCACGGGTCGCTGCATGGTGTCGGTCTCGGTCATGGCGCCAGCCTACACGATGGCGCGCGAGTGACCTGCGCGTACGCAAACGTCACGCGGCTGCCACGCGCGTGTGGCGCTGCTCACCCACCCTCGCGGCATGATGAACATACAGGTGCGCGTCCCCGCGCTCTTCGCCCTGTGCGCGGTCCTGGCCTCTCCCCTGAGCACCTCGGGGTGCGAGGAACGTGTCATCCCGGTGACCCAAGCGAGCATGTGCCAAGAGGTCGTGCTGCCCGCGGTGAACGTGGCGCGTGGCCCCTTCACGCTCGAAGGCTTCCCCCTGCTCCACCCAGAGGTCGACGACGAAGGCGTGGTGCGCTTCCGCGCGCCGTCCGTGCTGCGCGAGACCGAGCTGACGCTGCACGACCGCCGCGGCACGCTCGTGCAGCGCGTGGTGGTCTCCCCGGACGCGAGCCAGGTGGACGACGCGCTCGGGCTGGTACCCGGCTGTGGTCCGTTCGCGCACGGCGTGGCTTCGGGCGACCCGGCGCCCGAGCGCGTCTACCTCTGGACCCGCGTGACGCCGAGCAACGCGTCGCAGGCCGAAGAGGTGCGCTGGGAGGTTGCCGAGTCGCTCGCCTTCACGACGCGGGTGGCGGAGGGCGCCGTCATGGCGGAGCCGAGCGCGGACCACACCGTGCAGGTCGAGGTGACGGGGCTTCAGCCGGGGCGCACATACTACTACCGCTTCACCAGCGCCGCCGGTGAGCGCTCCGAGCTCGGTCGCACACGCACCACGCCAACGGACGCGAGCGTCGGGGTGCGGCTCGGGGTGATCTCCTGCAGCAGCATCTACTCGGGCTACTTCAACGCCTACCAGCGGCTCGCCGAGCGGGACGACCTCGACGCCATCGTCCACCTCGGGGACTACCTCTACGACTTCGTCGACGACGAGGAGCGCGTGCGCGTGCCGGTCCCCGAGCCCGCCGTGCCCGACGACGTGGTGACCTGGCGCGCCCGCCACGCCTACTACCTCAGCGACCCCAACCTGCGTGCGGCGCGGGCCGCCATGCCATGGGTGATGATCTGGGACAACCACGACCTCGACCAGCGGGCGCTCGACTTCGGTGGTGGTCTCGCAGCGTACCGAGAGTGGAACGCGATCAGCCCACCGCGTGTCGGCGACGCTGACTCCATCGGCTATCGCACGCTGAGCTTCGGCCCCCTGCTGGACATCATCATCACGGACGTGTTGCTGCACCGCGGCGAGGGCAACGTCGCTGGCACCGAGGAGCCCAGCATCCTCGGTGAGACCCAGTTCGCGTGGCTCACGGGAGAGATCGAGCGCTCGCAGGCGGTCTGGCGGGTCATCGGCTCGCAGAAGATCGTCGCGCCCATCGAAGGTGGCCTCGCGCTGCTGGGTGGCTCCACATGGGACGCGTACGAAGCCTCACGCGCGCAGCTGTTCGGCTTCCTCGCGGACGGCGGCCACAGCGACAACGTGTTCATCAGCGGCGACGCCCACATCACCGTCGCCAGCGACCTGCCCGACCCGCGCGAAGGCGCACCGACGTACGACCCGGCCACCGGCGCGGGCTCGGTCGGGGTCGAGCTAATGCCCGGCAGCATCAGCCGCGGCAACGTCGACGAGTCCGTCAACGGCGTGATGAGCCTGGTGAACGCCCTCGACCGCGGCGCGCGCAGCAGCAACCCGCAGTTCGCGTTCCTGGACCTGGTGCGCCACGGCTATGGGCTGCTGCACGTGACGGCCGAGCAGATGCGCGCGGAGCTGTGGTACTCGCCCATCCTGGAGGTCAGCGACAGTGAAGAGCTGGGGGGCGCGCTCGAGGTGCATCGCGGGGAGAACCACTGGCGCCGCCCCGTAGAGCTGCCGGCCACGCCCGACACCCCGTGAGAGTTCACGACCGACCCATGAAAAAAGCCCCCGGCGCGTAGCCGGGGGCTCTCTCAGCGAGAAACGGTTGGGCTCAGAAGCCCATGCCGCCCATGCCGCCCATACCACCCATGCCGCCCATGCCGGCCGCCGCGGCAGCGCCGCCGTCGTCCTTCTCGGGCTCCTCGGCGATGAGCGCCTGCGTGGTGAGCATCAGGCCAGCCACGGAGCCGGCGTTCTGCAGCGCGGTGCGGACCACCTTGGCGGGGTCGATGACGCCAGCCTTGAGCAGATCCTCGTAGACCTCGGTGCGGGCGTTGAAGCCGTTGCCGCCCTTGGCCTTGCGCACCTCGTTGACCACCACGGAAGCCTCGTGGCCCGCGTTGGCGGCGATCTGACGCAGGGGCTCCTCGATGGCGCGGCGGATGATGGTGACGCCCACCATCTGCTCGGGCGAGAGCTCCAGCTTGTCGAGCGCGGCCTGCGCACGGATGAGCGCGACGCCGCCACCGGGCACGACGCCCTCTTCGACCGCGGCGCGGGTCGCGTTGAGCGCGTCCTCGACCAGGTCCTTCTTCTCCTTCATCTCGATCTCGCTCGCGGCGCCGACCTTGATGACGGCCACGCCACCGGCGAGCTTCGCCAGACGCTCCTGGAGCTTCTCGCGATCGTAGTCGCTGGTGGTGTTCTCGATCTCGCGGCGGATCTGCTCGACGCGACCGGTGATGTCGGCCTTCTTGCCCTTACCGCCCACGATGGTGGTGTTGTCCTTGTCCATCGTGATGGTCTTGGCGTGACCCAGCGAGCTGAGCGTCACGTTCTCGAGCTGCATGCCCAGGTCCTCGCTGATGACCTCGGCGCCGGTGAGCACCGCGATGTCCTGCAGCATGGCCTTGCGGCGGTCGCCGAAGCCCGGCGCCTTGACGGCGGCCACGTTGAGCGCGCCGCGCAGCTTGTTGACCACCAGGGCCGCCAGGGCCTCGCCCTCGATGTCCTCGGCGATGATGACGAGCGGCTTCTGCGCGCGCGCCACGGCCTCGAGCACCGGGATGAGGTCCTTCATCGACGAGATCTTCTTCTCGTTGATGAGGATGTAGGCGTCCTCCAGGATGACCTGCATCTTCTCCTGGTTGGTGACGAAGTACGGCGAGAGGTAGCCGCGGTCGAACTGCATGCCCTCGACGACCTCGAGCTCGCTCTCGAGCCCCTTGGCCTCTTCGATGGTGATGACGCCCTCTTCGCCGACCTTCGCCATGGCCTTGGCCAGCATCTCGCCGACCTCTTCGTTGCCGTTGGCGGACACGGTGCCGACCTGGACGATCTCCTCGGTGCCCTTGACCTTCTTGGCGATGCGGGCGATCTCGGTGGTGAGCGCGCCAACGGCGGCGTCGATGCCGCGCTTGATCTCCATCGGGTTGTGCCCGGCGGCGACCATGCGCGCGCCCTCACGGTAGATGGACTGCGCCAGGACGGTGGCGGTGGTGGTGCCGTCGCCCGCGACGTCGTTGGTCTTGGAGGCGACCTCCTTCACCATCTGGGCGCCCATGTTCTCGAACTTGCAGGAGAGCTCGATCTCCTTGGCAACCGAGACGCCGTCCTTGGTGACGCGGGGCGCGCCGAAGCTCTTCTCGAGCAGGACGTTGCGGCCCTTGGGGCCCAGGGTGACCTTGACGGCGTTCGCCAGGGCGTCGACGCCGGCCAGGATGCGCTTCTGCGCGCTTGCATCAAAAAGAATCTGCTTTGCAGCCATGGTTCAGTCTCCTCCGTCGAGTCAGTCGAGAATCGCGAGAATGTCCGACTCGCGCATGATGATGTAGTCCTTGCCGTCGAGCTTCACTTCGGTGCCCGAGTACTTGCCGAAGAGGACGCGGTCGCCCTTCTTCACGGTCAGCGCGCGGACCTTGCCGTCGTCGCCCACGGCACCATTCCCTACCGCCACGATCTTCGCCTCGATGGGCTTCTCCTTGGCGGTGTCGGGGATGATGATGCCGCCTTTGGTCTTCTTCTCTTCTTCCACGCGCTCCAGGAGCACGCGATCCTGTAGGGGTCGGATCTTCATCGCAGAGTCACCTCGGTTGAGTCGTTGTGCGCGGCGGTGGCCGGAGCGGCCGCGAGCCCGCGCGGGATGCCTCTGATAAACACCCGGGGCCGTCGGGGCAAGGGGGTTTGATGAACTTTTTGGCACTCGCCACCCCCGAGTGCTGCTTTTCGCGGCCCCTGCCGCGCGCCCCGGGCGAGCACGTCGAGGAGACCGAGCGGCCCCCGCGGATTCCTCCATACCCCCCCCGCTCAGGGCTGCGTGTATCCCCCGGCCCCGCGCCGTTCGGCGCCACGGCGCCGGGCTCGGAGCAAACGGACGGCGACGGCTGGGGCGAGTCAGGACCGCCGCCTCGAAACGCGCATGAAAAAGCCCCTGCGCGGGGAGCGCAGGGGCTTTGCTGGCGGACGCGGGAGGACTCGAACCTCCAACCCCCGGTTCCGTAGACCGGTGCTCTATCCATTGAGCCACGCGTCCAGCGAGTCGCGCACTTTAGTCGTCCAAGCCCGCTCGTCAAGCGAAGTTGGCGCCCGAAGCGCACTTGGCGGAGAGGAAGGGATTCGAACCCCCGGTACAGGTTTTGCCCGTACGATCGCTTAGCAAGCGATTGCCTTCGACCACTCGGCCACCTCTCCAAGAATGTTGTCAATCCACGCGCCTCCCGGAGACCGGTCGGCAGGGGCGGGTTCTTAGCCCCCTGCCCCCGGCGTGTCAATCCTCGATCAACGCGAAGCCGCTGGCTCGCCCTTCTGTCGCGCCCGCAGGGCCCGAAAGAACGACGAGAGCTGCTCGGCGCACTCGCCGGCCAGCACCCCGCCGACCCCCTCGAAGCGGTGATTGAGGCGGGGGTCGTCTCCGAGCTGATAGAGGGTGCGCGTCGCGCCGGCCTTCGGGTCGTCCGCGCCCCACACCACACGCCGCACGCGCCCGTTGACCATCGCCCCGGCGCACATGGGGCAGGGCTCGAGCGTCACGTACATGCACACGTCGTCGAGGCGGAAGGTGCCCAGGCGCGCGGCGGCGGCCCGCAGCGCGATGAGCTCGGCGTGGGCCGTGGGGTCCTGGCTGCGCTCCCGCAGGTTGCGCCCCACCGCGATGATCTCGCCCGCCCGCACCGCCACGGCGCCCACTGGCACCTCGCCTTGGTCCGCGGCCAGCGCGGCCTGAGCCATTGCGGCGCGCATGAAGTCTTCGTCCATGGTCGGCTGTGGATAGCAGGTTCCGACGCAACGCGCGCGCCCACGACCCTCCGATCGCTCAGTAGTCTCCGCTGTCCACCTTGCCGCGCCCCCGCTTGACCTCGGAGCGCTGGCTCTTGCCCTCGAGGCGCCGCCGCACAGCGCCCTTGCTGGGCTTGGTGGGGCGCCGGCGCTTGGGCACGACCGTGGCCGAGAGCACCAGCTGCTGGAGCCGCACGCGCGCGTCCTCCAGATTGCGCTGCTGGCTGCGGGTCACGTCGCTCACCACCCGGATGGACCCGTCCTGATTCAGGCGCTGCCCCGCGAGCTGCTCGAGCCGGAGGCGCACGGCGCCGGGGAGCTCGGCGGCGTCCAGGTCGAGGCGCAGCTCCACCTTGGTGGAGACCTTGTTCACGTTCTGCCCG contains:
- a CDS encoding AraC family transcriptional regulator → MLDPLSDVLSTLRMRGALYFRAALGEPWGLSVPANVGVTRFHILVRGAAFVDTASARVAMAPGDLLLVPHGATHALRSRPTEPVVPVQDVLDELAFDGVTDLVHGGDGDTTLLVCGHFAFDDELLHPVLDVLPSLLHVPAAEGGGFGWIDAATRAVGHEMADRRPGWQAIVDRVTGVLFIHALRSALERPDAHPVIAAFADPSLGRALYAIHEAPANAWTLETLGRRAGMSRTLFAERFRAQMGMPPMAYLTRWRLQRARRDLLDSGDVVAAVAERVGYASEAAFNRAFQRAYGKPPATYRRHHEDAARARTANAASR
- a CDS encoding MAPEG family protein, producing the protein MTSTLSALVAAAALALLQWTPYIAQRAFLWGLGDFLRNYPEGFPAREPEPPLWAQRAKRAHLNMVESLPSFTAVVLASHVAGTPDVVTATPAFLFLVARVAYAVAYTAGVPFLRTPTYLLGWGATLYIAAQALGGGA
- a CDS encoding beta-N-acetylglucosaminidase domain-containing protein; the encoded protein is MRTLSVLVRAVGSISLVVALACDAGAPAPFEPRWAGVIEGFYGEPYTHEARLQVIDFLAARGLDTYVYGPKDDPYHRDRWREPYPTDAASELQALVAHGTTRGVRVVLALAPGSDYAADEADEAALRAKLDQLLDMGAQSVCVLFDDVSPGSPAAEPEVQVRALRLAYDHVRARDRDATVCFIGPYYFGTAEQLASGDTPPFAFSYEHPSDAYYDAYRALPRDMPILWTGRHVIPTTITAEEARAMRRFVGRPLLVWDNVPVNDMVLTGDVFLGPWQRPGELLGATDGVLLNLMTQPRASLVMVGAAAHAMLEGSAPEAAWTTGAADVDAFLSSGDALQRLAPYYRSHPLLPDTRDAVQLAQRMETFWTDPSAANEAALREELLAAEAIAADVATLSDATLITELAPAAASVQRAAEVARAALDAVLDARNGGSPDRAALEAQRAELRTLRPQPGGHAPVPSLVQRFISDGSSVRVDVFGAFVERALEEL
- a CDS encoding Rieske 2Fe-2S domain-containing protein, with the translated sequence MQRPVRVASYSALEDRAPAYALVADVDLVVIRYDDAVSVLYGRCLHRGALMSDGHVQGENLICGLHGWDYRLDTGVSAYDNREALHRFSARVDHDHDAVWVDEAEVRAFAAEHPQPYDRKTYLGLYQDPHGAPEEPFNGYIQGLARDGLRETGHHGAAAAMGVPLTELPRWSDVQLLTAQLAVRPLQEDELVDTKLVIGPRARRPLELAIPLFVSDMSYGALSEEAKVALAKGAELAGTGICSGEGGMLPDEQASNGRYFYELASAKFGWDIEKVKRVQAFHFKGGQGAKTGTGGHLPGKKVSAKIAAVRGLEPGQPAISPPTFEDLHTVDDFKRVAEEVREVSGGIPVGFKLSAQHIERDIDFALDVGADYIILDGRGGATGAAPLIFRDNISVPTMVALARARRHLDVRNAADVTLIITGGLRTEADFVKALALGADGVAVSNAALQAIGCLGMRACHTNNCPVGIATQRDHLRARLEIDKSAERLARFFEATVELMQVLARACGHHALRDFALSDLTTWKRDIADLTGVSYGGVTP
- a CDS encoding alkaline phosphatase D family protein encodes the protein MMNIQVRVPALFALCAVLASPLSTSGCEERVIPVTQASMCQEVVLPAVNVARGPFTLEGFPLLHPEVDDEGVVRFRAPSVLRETELTLHDRRGTLVQRVVVSPDASQVDDALGLVPGCGPFAHGVASGDPAPERVYLWTRVTPSNASQAEEVRWEVAESLAFTTRVAEGAVMAEPSADHTVQVEVTGLQPGRTYYYRFTSAAGERSELGRTRTTPTDASVGVRLGVISCSSIYSGYFNAYQRLAERDDLDAIVHLGDYLYDFVDDEERVRVPVPEPAVPDDVVTWRARHAYYLSDPNLRAARAAMPWVMIWDNHDLDQRALDFGGGLAAYREWNAISPPRVGDADSIGYRTLSFGPLLDIIITDVLLHRGEGNVAGTEEPSILGETQFAWLTGEIERSQAVWRVIGSQKIVAPIEGGLALLGGSTWDAYEASRAQLFGFLADGGHSDNVFISGDAHITVASDLPDPREGAPTYDPATGAGSVGVELMPGSISRGNVDESVNGVMSLVNALDRGARSSNPQFAFLDLVRHGYGLLHVTAEQMRAELWYSPILEVSDSEELGGALEVHRGENHWRRPVELPATPDTP
- the groL gene encoding chaperonin GroEL (60 kDa chaperone family; promotes refolding of misfolded polypeptides especially under stressful conditions; forms two stacked rings of heptamers to form a barrel-shaped 14mer; ends can be capped by GroES; misfolded proteins enter the barrel where they are refolded when GroES binds), which codes for MAAKQILFDASAQKRILAGVDALANAVKVTLGPKGRNVLLEKSFGAPRVTKDGVSVAKEIELSCKFENMGAQMVKEVASKTNDVAGDGTTTATVLAQSIYREGARMVAAGHNPMEIKRGIDAAVGALTTEIARIAKKVKGTEEIVQVGTVSANGNEEVGEMLAKAMAKVGEEGVITIEEAKGLESELEVVEGMQFDRGYLSPYFVTNQEKMQVILEDAYILINEKKISSMKDLIPVLEAVARAQKPLVIIAEDIEGEALAALVVNKLRGALNVAAVKAPGFGDRRKAMLQDIAVLTGAEVISEDLGMQLENVTLSSLGHAKTITMDKDNTTIVGGKGKKADITGRVEQIRREIENTTSDYDREKLQERLAKLAGGVAVIKVGAASEIEMKEKKDLVEDALNATRAAVEEGVVPGGGVALIRAQAALDKLELSPEQMVGVTIIRRAIEEPLRQIAANAGHEASVVVNEVRKAKGGNGFNARTEVYEDLLKAGVIDPAKVVRTALQNAGSVAGLMLTTQALIAEEPEKDDGGAAAAAGMGGMGGMGGMGGMGF